The region CGTTGCGCAATCATGcataattaaatacatcatgCAAATGGAGAAGacctccattacggctctgttTTTTGCGCGCGCGGTATTAAGAGGACGGGCGAATGCCGCGCCGCAGTATGATGTTAATTGACTCGGGTTTGTCTCCCGCTTACGTGAGCCCTACGGCCTGACGGAGTTGGAAATGTACGTCGTGTTCTTTGGCGGTCTCTCAAAATTGGACCCGTTTCAATAATGttgccttcttcttctttttttttggtctatGGAGACAATAGCAAGGGTCAGGGATCTTTCCGGATGCCAAAAAAGGTGATGTTAAACAAAATTGATGCAAACGTTTCTTTTTCCCTTCGGTGCGATGTACTAAATATCCAATAAAAAGTTTTCGTTTAAGACCTCCCGGTAACGTCTAACCAAGTTGCTTTTATTAAAGTTGAACCTGTCTATCAATTTGGGTGATGCTTTAATAGTACCTCACAAAAAGTGTTATGCTGAAAGCCAGGTTAGCTGGTGATGGACCTCGGTTCGTTTTAACAGCGGATTCGCTCAGAGCTCTTCTGTGGATGTGCGGCACGTCATATTGAAACGCGATAAGCAGCGTTCGCTTCGGGCGCACTGCCGCTTTAAGACCCCAGGTATCGAGGCCCGAGCCAGAACCTTCGGGGGAGAGATTGCCCCCACAAGGCCCTGCTCCGCACACCATTTTGTTTTCGCTAAAGCTCCTTCGTAATAAATAATTCAGGCGGGCTGTGTACACGgcggtagagagagagagcacgccGCTCGCTGCAGAGAGGGGCCCCGGCGACCTCGCCACGTTCGGGCTGATGAAGCTGGCGTGCGCCGCGGGCCCGGGAGCCGAGGTGCGCTGCAGAGGACGGTAAATCTGCGGCTGCCGCTAGTGCCGCGCACGCTAACGGCTCACGGCCCGGGTTTGCGCCTCTGCTCAACCGCGGCAAGGAGGGATCGCggttttcattcctcccccTCGTTTGCGTCGGTGttcatatctctctctttctctttctctctccctctttctctcactctgtccctctcgttctctctctttctctttctctttctgtcacccTGTCTCacattctttttctctgtctctttcttctctgtctctttcctttttctttccctctctcttctctctttttttttctttcctgtctctctctctctctctcttctctcctctctctctctctcttctctctctctctctctctctctctctctctctctctctctctctctcagggtgaaCGTGGGCTGCGGTCCAGCTGAGGAGCGGGTCCTGTTGACGGGGCTGCACGCCGTCGCCGACATCTACTGTGAAAACTGCAAAACCACGCTGGGCTGGAAATACGTGAGTGCGAGATGTCGCCGCCACCCGCACTTCCTGTGCGGCCGCGCACCGGCGCGCCAATGCGTGCAGGAACTCACTAACGAAGTTATCGCACTCGGCCTCCACCGAGCCCTTAACAAACGCGATGAGCGCTCTAAGCGGGGGTCGGCGCCAGTCATGTGACCCCGTCCGACATGCCAGAGTCGCAGGCCCGCGGCCGCGTGACACGGCCACccgagagagggggggatatTAATATCCCGGACGGGGGCCGTTTTTGGGTCACTGTCACGGGGCCAAGCGTACTGACCCAGTGCACTTGTCAGCTGGAAATGCTAAACGTAAAAACATCGGTTCACACCGCGTCCCGTTTGGAGAGCGAGTTGGGAGGAGATTAAAAGTTTACAGTACAATAAAATGGCACCCGGCGCACTCGCTCCCTGTTAGCGGGAGATTTAGGGTGAGCTGGGGAATAGGAGGCCTCTTTCCGTCTCTGCGCATTCTCCGGTTCAGGGctggccaaccctgttcctggagatcttcctgtgctgttggttttcactccaaacctaacagagcacacctgattcaacagCCGGAGAttgcattgagctgctaattagtagaatcaggtgtggcaaattagggttgaaatgaaagacctacaggacggtagatctccaggaacagggctgtagTTGTTCATTAGTTGTTTATTGGTTAAATgttgaagaaagaaagagtgtttttttttcggtgGTGCAGACTGGTTccactctctcctctgcagGAGCACGCCTTTGAAAGTAGCCAGAAGTACAAGGAGGGCAAGTTCATCATCGAGCTGGCCCACATGATCAAGGACAACGGCTGGGACTgagcaaggcatgctgggacaggggtGCGAGGAGCTGGCGGGCGGGGCCGCGCTgggtcaggggcggggccagggagagagggggcggggctagggagagaggggggcggggagtctGCGTGCGGCTGCGTGTGCGAGCTTTGGTTTGGTGATTCCTCCATCTctgaccccctccctccctccctccctctctctctccctcactctctctctctctcccccccccccccaaatcctcATTGCCTGACACACTCCCGTAGCTCCAGGGGTGGAGCGGGTGAGGGGGGTGTTCGCCCTTGGGGGGCCTGTGCCAGGCATGGGGTGGTGCTGGAGGCCCTCCCCCTGTTCCTCTGGGccatgcgtgtgcgcgtgtgtgtgcgcgcgtgtgtgtgtgggagtcgCTGCAGTCCGGTGATttgggcctcccccccccctctctttgcTTTGGAAGCGCTCCCAGTGCGCCACGACGTGGTCCACTCCAGAGTTTACAGGTAGCCAGGCCCAAACGGACGTCGGCGTTTGAGCATAGACAGACACGAGGTGACGAAATAGCATGCTTCTGCTGTTCCAGCTCGAGACTGCGTTTCGCGATCTCCGAGACGGATCGAAAACTGTTCGGCCGTTCctcaagggaaaaaaagaggaaaaaaaagagaaactctCGTCgtttgggtttttatttattcgcGCATGTGTTAAATTATtggtgtatttatgtatttatttgtcgTGGTGTCGGGACGGTCCCCCGGTGTTCAGCGGTAGCAGTGGTTCCATTGTCAACACTTCCAACGGTAGTGACCTCAACGCGTCAGGAGGTGTCCTTCATTGGTCTTTGCCTTCATAACGTGCCGTTGAGATCGTACGGACGCAGAGTGAGGCTTCCTCAACTGCCGAAATGGGCGGAGCAGTCAGCGTGCTATCAAGGATTTGCCGATTTTAAACTTGCTTTTGTGTCAGGCAGTTCAAAGTCTTTTGATTGGTCGATACGAATGATTGACAGCGCATTTGTG is a window of Anguilla rostrata isolate EN2019 chromosome 9, ASM1855537v3, whole genome shotgun sequence DNA encoding:
- the ypel2a gene encoding protein yippee-like 2; translation: MTRSKTFQAYLPSCHRTYSCIHCRAHLANHDELISKSFQGSQGRAYLFNSVVNVGCGPAEERVLLTGLHAVADIYCENCKTTLGWKYEHAFESSQKYKEGKFIIELAHMIKDNGWD